The Salvia splendens isolate huo1 chromosome 20, SspV2, whole genome shotgun sequence nucleotide sequence ATTatccgccactgtgggtgcacggacgatggacgatgcgtcgtcctcgcCCGACAAATAGTCCGCGGAGGAAGCGCGGATGAtatggcatcgtccgcgccatcgttcgcccattgtgggcgacgcggacgatgcaacgcgtttttgttttttttttttcaaattttgtctatttattaaacctcgtttctcattctatttttcatacgaacatttctcgcatctctcatttctctcatctctcacgtttctccatctctcacaaaccaaaatgCACCACGACGACGACCGAAGTTCCTCGGAGGGCGGTAGTCCGACCTTGACTCAAGCCTTAAATGCAACCGTTCaagacgcaatggcggaatgcttagccgaaatgcagcgcgagaaggaagtcctggttcaaggaagtcctcgccgatgtcatgtatgcgtacattatcttgcacaacatgatagtcgaacatgaaggtgggagcatcaccgattggaccgatgatgacggtgcatctagctcctccagcacgGCGGTCGTgccccccgctcgaggattaccggcaggcttcaatgaggttctatctagacatgccTCAATGTGCAACCAACAaaaccatgctcagctcatgaacgacatgattgaagaagtgtgggcccgtaaccgtcgtcgctgagtttgcgtattttttataattcgtattgtaatgtattaattttataaatgaaatgaagatttttcccaatttttatatttatttaaatattcaaataaaagaaaatgcttagagCGCCCTTTAGGacggcttatagggcgccccactgcaggtgaaagggtatgaggataaaatgctgacgtggcggtgcatagggcgggctttagggcgcgccttagggcgccccactgctgatgccctaatGAGTTATTTACGTAGGATTGAGTCGTcagattattttaattggaaaATGTGTTATGACAAATTATTACATGATTATCTATATAAAATTAAGCTGTGAAATTCAATCACATAAAccaaatatagtactcccttcgccaaactaagttgagtcataatCCTCTTTGGGATatcccaactaaattgagtcatttccctttttagcaaaaaaacaaaacattcaatcattcttactttattccactatCTATTTTActatctctttatctttcctactttattcgtctctcctactttttaacCCAATTTCTTAATCCATGTCCAAAAGTTATGTCTCAACTTAattgagacggatggagtacataTTTAATCTTGAGCTATAATCTTGCAAACAGAACAACCTCTTATTAATAAACTAATCTAGCCAATGGATTTCAGACTTCAATGACATCCTTATCACTTAATACACCATTTGTCTTATAAAATTaggttgaatttttttttccggtcgtctcatagaaatatttcatattcatttatgaaagtattttctcattctcttttactttatcatttataagTCTTATGATTCACTatattattttaactatttttgcTCATTCTCTCGTATTTTACTCGTtacacattaaaattcatgccaTATCTAATTAGTCTATGTCTAtgatagggttttgatctatgcaaaactagatttaaatacagaaacgcagaacaatatcataattaggacacttttaggtcataattaggtaatttttaggtcatgctaacaaagcatgacctaaaacgatcttagcatgacattaaacctaaatattataatatgacctaaaattgcttaattatgaccttccgtgtttttggttaattattgaccattagatcatctaatcctatggccaagatttggtctgcatttctggatttaaacacatacttattttgatcatctccctatatatatatatatatatatatgagaatatttttttgggaagatgACGGGCAAAACATGATTAACAATTTAAATGGCTGTGCAATTTTTTTTCAACCCAATGAAAGCCATCATTTCCTATCAGTGTAATTTTAACTGACGCGGGACACTGAAAATTCCAATGAAGACTAATTCCTATTTATCCATCGCAAATTGCCAAATTCCATCAATTAGAAACCATAAGACCACCCCCATTGGTGACTTTGTGAGGGGGCAAGCATATAAGACAAactaaagagaaataaaaataaagaaaaaatgaaataaccCAACCCAATCCCTATTTTGTGGTCTTGTCAGCAGGCCCAACCTAAAGTAGAGGGCGAAGGACACATGTCCATTTTCTATTGGGTCAATGCATTattgtttttgctttttttatttactattaattattgatttatacttctactttatttaattatgtacatTTTTAAGAATTGTATACTATAAAtatgaaatgtaaatattttagataatcaaattttgaatttattaatttaatttatttaataattattatttttatctttatatatCATCTCAAAACtcatgtgaattattcttccaaacattcatGTGAGCCCCTCTTCTGAAAAATTCACGTGAactaattcattttatttatgattaattattatttctttattatttgcTACTTTTTTATTGTGcttcattttttctatatatatcctACTAAGCATGCAAAACTCTTCATAAACAAACTAACTTTCTTTTCATTCTTGTTTTGATAAATTTGGTTTCATGGATCCAAATTATCCACACTATCGTCCTTGTTTTCCAAACcatcaaaatttccaaaatatgTACTAATGTTTATCTTGTTTAAGCTAGCTTTTTTTTCACTCTTCATTTGtattttggtttgtttattTCTATCATCGCCttgtatgttttaatatgtgtaatttattattatattgtgctttaattatttaaatatctaatattttctgttttaaatttgaatcatgtactttttattataatttttagacattatttaatatatctaaattaattataaatcaaaatattaatataaaatatatgaaaaagaaaatatttaattgggtTGGGTTGGATTGGGGTCACTGATGGAAGTAAAAAAGTTGATGGGGGTTGAATTGAGGGAGGGTTGTGTATGTGGAGAATcaagaaatgaatattttattaaaaggtTGATtagggttgggttgggttgggtgagTGTAACGGATGGAGATAGTCTAAGAAATTGCAATCACACCAAAAAAAACAGTAATTTAATTTGTCTTTTATCCCCTACCACATTGAAGTTTTCACTCAGGAAATCTCCACCGTTGGATCGAAATCAGAAACTTTGACTTGAACTGGGTGACCGGTTCTCCCGGTCACGTTCTCCTCTGATATATTTCCCACATTCTCAATCACAATTCACATCTCCCACATTCTCATCCAAACTCACTCACGAAGCAGCAGTGAAAATACATTTTTCTTCTTAGAAGATTTGAGTACACAGAAATAATGGCAGTCGATTTGCTTGGATACACCAACCTCAACGAGCGAATGGCGATTCAGGAGGCGGCGTCGGCCGGCTTGAAGTCCTTGGAGCATCTGATTCGAGCGGTTTCTCACCAGCAGCACCATCAGATGCAGCCGCTTGACTGCCGAGAAATCACCGATTTCGCCGTCTCTAACTTTAACAAGGTAATCACGATCCTCAACCGCACCGGCCACGCCAGGTTCCGCCGCGCGCCTATTCAGCCTCCGCCGCCTCCGGTTCAGCCTCTGAGCCTGTTCTCTCCGCCTCCGGCGGCGTCTCAGCCGTTGACGCTCGATTTCACGAAGCCTAGTGCCGGTTTGGGGAAGGACGAGGGTGAAACGATCGGAAAGGACGGACTCAGTCTCTCAGCAGCGGTGTCGACCTCTGGAAACTCGTCGTCGACGTTTGTGTCGTCTATTACAGGCGAAGGCAGCGTCTCCAATGGAAAAGGCGGATCTCCTTCGATGTTTGCTGTTCCGCCGATCTCCGCCTCCAAACCGCCGCTCTCGGGGAAGAGATGCCGTGAGCATAACCACTCCGATAACATTTCCGGCAAAACATCCGGTTCTAGCCGATGCCACTGCAAAAAGAGGTGCGTGCTTTTTCTAATCGATTTCACCTCTGCTTTTAGTTTTCAATCGGAAGTTTTTTTAGCGAATTCAGCGAAATTCGATTAGATTCCAGTAGCCTAAAAGCAATTTTCACACCAATTTAGCAGGAAAACGAAGGTGAAAAGAGAAATTAGGGTTCCGGCGGTTAGCTCAAAAGTTGCAGACATTCCAGCGGATGAGTACTCATGGAGAAAGTACGGGCAGAAGCCGATCAAGGGCTCGATATTCCCAAGGTAATTCCTTCAACCATCGCTAATCATCTTCCAATTCAACCGACTTGCACCAATCTATGATCAGATTTGCTGATTATGCAATTGTGCTTGGATTATCAGGGGTTACTACAGATGCAGTACGGTGAGGGGGTGCCCGGCGAGGAAGCATGTGGAGAGGGCGACAGATGATCCAACGATGCTGATGGTGACGTACGAGGGGGAGCACCGCCACACGATGCAGGAGATCTCTGCCCCTGCGTAGATCATGTAAATTGGGTAGGAGTAGTGGTAGAAGATAGAATCTGAAAAATGGA carries:
- the LOC121780617 gene encoding WRKY transcription factor WRKY51-like isoform X1, whose amino-acid sequence is MAVDLLGYTNLNERMAIQEAASAGLKSLEHLIRAVSHQQHHQMQPLDCREITDFAVSNFNKVITILNRTGHARFRRAPIQPPPPPVQPLSLFSPPPAASQPLTLDFTKPSAGLGKDEGETIGKDGLSLSAAVSTSGNSSSTFVSSITGEGSVSNGKGGSPSMFAVPPISASKPPLSGKRCREHNHSDNISGKTSGSSRCHCKKSRKTKVKREIRVPAVSSKVADIPADEYSWRKYGQKPIKGSIFPRGYYRCSTVRGCPARKHVERATDDPTMLMVTYEGEHRHTMQEISAPA
- the LOC121780617 gene encoding WRKY transcription factor WRKY51-like isoform X2 — protein: MAVDLLGYTNLNERMAIQEAASAGLKSLEHLIRAVSHQQHHQMQPLDCREITDFAVSNFNKVITILNRTGHARFRRAPIQPPPPPVQPLSLFSPPPAASQPLTLDFTKPSAGLGKDEGETIGKDGLSLSAAVSTSGNSSSTFVSSITGEGSVSNGKGGSPSMFAVPPISASKPPLSGKRCREHNHSDNISGKTSGSSRCHCKKRKTKVKREIRVPAVSSKVADIPADEYSWRKYGQKPIKGSIFPRGYYRCSTVRGCPARKHVERATDDPTMLMVTYEGEHRHTMQEISAPA